Proteins from a single region of Ziziphus jujuba cultivar Dongzao chromosome 1, ASM3175591v1:
- the LOC125423771 gene encoding putative F-box protein At5g60060, whose protein sequence is MNSSLRERRQRSESEWSTLGTDLLEEILKRFLNSSRTDTLRLRAVCKGWRSSIPFPPIPNDLFSNVRLPLKLPFPTTTNFEGKGHFSVKQSTIYSMEPVKVRGRKPKFTRECFVKIEETDSGKVLLKDPFSRLTIENLGKLTGSLPKVINLLDYRVKLFATEYRLESVQGTNPPKEVMGLKKVVVGQDKKDGEELFAVMVLHISGKLGVWKMGQNRWVEIDDGFCYLDITSHKGMFYAVDSTRRIVSVDSSSLDITLVVPPTTTFRS, encoded by the coding sequence ATGAATTCGTCGTTGAGAGAAAGAAGGCAGAGATCAGAATCGGAATGGTCTACTCTCGGAACCGATTTATTGGAGGAAATCTTGAAGCGCTTCCTCAACAGCAGTCGCACTGACACCCTCCGTTTACGCGCGGTTTGCAAAGGTTGGCGTTCCTCAATCCCTTTCCCACCCATTCCCAACGACCTCTTCAGCAATGTTAGGTTGCCTCTCAAACTTCCATTCCCAACAACCACAAACTTTGAAGGTAAAGGCCATTTTTCAGTCAAACAGAGCACCATCTATTCTATGGAACCAGTCAAGGTTCGCGGTCGAAAGCCAAAGTTTACTAGGGAATGCTTTGTCAAGATTGAAGAAACCGACTCTGGGAAGGTGCTTCTCAAAGACCCGTTCTCAAGATTGACCATTGAGAATTTGGGAAAGTTAACTGGTAGTCTACCCAAGGTCATCAACCTATTGGATTATAGAGTCAAACTGTTTGCCACAGAGTATCGTCTTGAATCTGTACAAGGCACAAACCCACCTAAAGAAGTTATGGGGTTAAAGAAAGTTGTTGTGGGTCAGGATAAGAAAGATGGTGAAGAATTGTTTGCGGTCATGGTTCTCCATATCAGTGGAAAATTGGGAGTATGGAAGATGGGGCAAAATAGATGGGTAGAAATTGATGATGGGTTTTGTTACCTGGATATTACTTCTCACAAAGGGATGTTTTATGCTGTGGATAGTACAAGACGAATTGTATCTGTTGATTCTTCATCCTTGGATATTACTCTGGTTGTTCCTCCTACTACCACTTTTcgttcttaa